The Nostoc sp. 'Lobaria pulmonaria (5183) cyanobiont' genome window below encodes:
- a CDS encoding DUF2945 domain-containing protein, whose translation MTEELKKGDRVKWNTSQGETTGKVEKKLTSPIDISGHHVAASKDNPQYLVKSDKTGKEAAHKFDALEKIED comes from the coding sequence GTGACTGAAGAATTAAAGAAAGGCGATCGGGTAAAGTGGAATACATCACAGGGTGAAACTACTGGCAAAGTAGAAAAAAAATTAACTTCACCCATAGATATAAGTGGACATCATGTTGCTGCCTCAAAGGATAATCCACAATATCTAGTGAAAAGCGACAAAACTGGCAAAGAAGCTGCTCATAAATTCGATGCTCTTGAAAAAATTGAAGACTAA
- a CDS encoding zinc-binding dehydrogenase — protein sequence MSKIRAVIIDPNVPGRLALSEVTAPKPAPDEALVQVAAISLNRGEIKRSTTAEAGWQPGWDLAGVVEIPAADGSGPPQGARVVGLRRAGAWAELVSVPTNALAVVPPSVSFAQAATLPVAGLTAYHAVLKGGSLLGRTVLVTGASGGVGYFAIQLAQLSGAQVVAHIRQAGYETLVREAGAQSVVIGEDLSPASEYGPYDLIVESVGGKTLGVALGLLAQDGKTVLYGVSGGDEVTFNAAQFFGTGSVSLYGLRLFDELRFESAAVGLKRLLSLVEAGELHPHIDLEASWTQIADVAQQLLDRRFPGKAVLHISN from the coding sequence ATGAGCAAAATACGTGCTGTGATTATTGATCCCAATGTGCCAGGGCGTTTGGCACTGAGTGAAGTGACTGCACCAAAACCTGCCCCAGATGAAGCTCTAGTGCAGGTAGCGGCCATTTCCCTCAATCGGGGAGAGATAAAACGTTCAACCACTGCTGAGGCTGGTTGGCAGCCTGGTTGGGACTTAGCAGGTGTAGTGGAAATCCCCGCCGCCGATGGTTCGGGGCCTCCCCAAGGGGCGCGTGTAGTTGGCTTGCGCCGTGCCGGTGCTTGGGCAGAACTCGTGTCTGTTCCTACTAACGCCTTAGCAGTAGTGCCGCCATCAGTATCTTTTGCTCAAGCCGCCACACTGCCTGTAGCAGGTTTAACTGCATACCATGCAGTCTTAAAAGGTGGTTCACTTTTGGGTCGGACAGTTCTGGTTACAGGTGCATCAGGAGGCGTTGGTTACTTCGCTATCCAATTGGCGCAACTGTCAGGAGCGCAAGTTGTGGCACATATTCGTCAAGCTGGCTATGAAACTCTAGTTAGAGAAGCAGGAGCGCAATCGGTGGTGATTGGCGAAGACCTTTCACCCGCCAGCGAGTACGGCCCCTACGATCTAATTGTAGAGTCAGTAGGTGGCAAGACTTTGGGGGTAGCCCTTGGCTTACTGGCACAGGATGGAAAAACTGTGCTGTATGGAGTATCAGGGGGAGATGAAGTAACATTCAACGCGGCTCAATTTTTTGGGACTGGTAGCGTGAGCCTGTATGGTTTACGTCTGTTCGATGAATTGAGATTTGAATCAGCAGCAGTCGGTCTAAAACGGCTTTTGAGTCTAGTAGAAGCAGGTGAGTTACATCCTCACATTGATTTAGAAGCTTCTTGGACACAAATAGCTGACGTGGCCCAACAACTACTCGATAGGCGTTTTCCTGGCAAAGCTGTGTTGCACATTTCCAATTGA